A part of Tardiphaga sp. vice304 genomic DNA contains:
- a CDS encoding sensor domain-containing diguanylate cyclase yields the protein MAQENAVRAIRAGTGIRSWPSSAKLLILSSLVAILGFSIVCGSVMLDMRRGEETLARRSNENLATTLDADIGRTVEVYDLSLRAVLAGLTMPEIGQVSREMRQLILFDHAASASYLGALQVFDAQGNLSIDSAALQPARQNSAAEEFFKVHRTDGERGLFISQPAPYRGGTAIMLSRRITDSDGNFAGVVAGAIKLSYFDDLFGRLRLNADEQITVVRRDGVAILRAPSNPDFDGRDVSKAADVMKLLARANGFYSGIGAIDRINRLYVWRDSGRPLVVIVAKPWADIYARWKQQALRIGSIMLGLAVFITAVTLFSAREIGRRARAEDRLEELATTDALTGLHNRRKFDTAIDAEWRRAIRQSRPLAMLLIDADHFKQFNDTFGHQPGDQALVAIARCIQASAIRAGDCAARYGGEEFAVLLPGVSADEALIVAERIRLRVAALPADPGALTISVGVTSMVPLVTMEFCELVEAADKALYAAKAAGRNQSIIAVPPHLLMAA from the coding sequence ATGGCACAGGAGAACGCCGTGCGAGCGATCAGGGCAGGAACGGGTATCAGGAGCTGGCCGTCTTCGGCCAAGTTGTTGATTCTGTCCTCGCTGGTCGCGATCCTCGGCTTTTCGATCGTTTGCGGCAGCGTGATGCTCGACATGCGGCGCGGCGAGGAGACGCTGGCGCGGCGAAGCAACGAGAACCTCGCCACCACCCTGGATGCCGACATCGGCCGCACCGTCGAGGTCTACGACCTGTCACTGCGGGCCGTGCTGGCCGGCCTGACGATGCCGGAGATCGGCCAGGTCAGCCGCGAAATGCGCCAGCTGATCCTGTTCGACCATGCCGCGTCGGCTTCCTATCTCGGCGCCCTCCAGGTGTTCGATGCGCAGGGCAATCTCTCGATCGATTCCGCGGCGCTGCAGCCGGCCCGGCAGAACAGCGCGGCCGAAGAGTTCTTCAAGGTGCATCGCACGGATGGCGAACGCGGGCTGTTCATCAGTCAGCCGGCGCCGTACCGGGGCGGCACGGCGATCATGCTGAGCCGCCGGATTACCGACAGCGACGGCAATTTTGCCGGCGTGGTGGCCGGGGCCATCAAGCTTTCCTATTTCGACGACCTGTTCGGCCGTCTGCGGCTGAATGCCGACGAGCAAATCACGGTGGTCCGCCGAGACGGCGTTGCCATTCTGCGCGCGCCGTCGAATCCCGATTTCGACGGGCGCGACGTCAGCAAGGCCGCGGACGTGATGAAATTGCTGGCGCGGGCCAACGGATTCTATTCCGGGATCGGCGCGATCGACAGGATCAATCGGCTCTATGTCTGGCGCGACAGCGGCCGGCCGCTGGTGGTGATCGTCGCCAAGCCGTGGGCCGACATCTACGCGCGGTGGAAACAGCAGGCGCTGCGGATCGGCAGCATCATGCTCGGGCTTGCGGTGTTCATCACCGCGGTGACGCTGTTCTCGGCGCGCGAGATCGGGAGGCGCGCCCGCGCCGAGGACCGGCTGGAAGAACTCGCCACCACCGACGCGCTGACCGGTCTCCACAACCGCCGCAAGTTCGACACCGCGATCGATGCGGAATGGCGACGCGCGATCCGGCAATCGCGCCCGCTGGCCATGCTGTTGATCGACGCCGACCACTTCAAGCAGTTCAACGACACCTTTGGCCACCAGCCCGGCGACCAGGCCCTGGTCGCGATCGCCCGCTGCATCCAGGCGTCGGCGATCCGCGCCGGCGACTGTGCGGCGCGCTATGGCGGCGAGGAATTCGCGGTATTACTGCCGGGGGTTTCGGCCGACGAGGCGCTTATCGTCGCCGAGCGGATCCGGCTTCGTGTTGCGGCGCTGCCGGCCGATCCCGGCGCGCTGACCATCAGCGTCGGCGTCACCAGCATGGTGCCGCTGGTGACAATGGAATTCTGCGAGTTGGTCGAAGCCGCCGACAAGGCGCTGTACGCGGCGAAAGCCGCCGGCCGCAACCAGTCGATCATCGCGGTGCCACCGCATCTGCTGATGGCCGCGTAA